A genome region from Dickeya dadantii NCPPB 898 includes the following:
- a CDS encoding LysR family transcriptional regulator: MISIKRALYYHELVRKGSFTRAAKSLNISQAFLSQEISRLEQELERKLINRTTRQFALTPFGEAFDEKIKPLIREYYDVEQFVQSYEDSQDGALMVGVIPIFNRLRYYDVFTLFQKQHPNIELSFIDGVSSDLLEKVRNAEIHVSLSTPFDDYLQDPLFNHTIFLDDNLVAVMAADHLLADQPSLTLNQLAQERPIVPQKGTGEHAAVSAAFSRAGLEDTCFRECSNLDIIMDLVMHHGGVVFLCSSVANSLKGYDIVIRPVATPITRTFAVSYLKRSAGIPMVRRFLDFMERHHPMLRG, from the coding sequence ATGATAAGTATAAAGCGAGCACTCTATTACCATGAGCTGGTGCGTAAAGGGAGTTTTACCCGCGCGGCCAAATCACTCAATATCTCACAGGCGTTTCTCTCCCAGGAAATATCCCGGCTGGAGCAGGAACTGGAAAGGAAACTGATTAACCGCACTACCCGGCAATTTGCGTTGACGCCATTCGGCGAAGCGTTTGACGAAAAAATAAAACCGTTGATTCGGGAATATTATGATGTCGAACAATTTGTGCAATCGTACGAAGACAGTCAGGACGGTGCCCTAATGGTGGGGGTAATTCCGATCTTCAACCGGCTGAGATATTACGATGTCTTCACGCTGTTCCAAAAGCAGCATCCGAATATCGAACTGTCCTTTATTGATGGCGTCAGCAGCGACCTGCTGGAAAAGGTCAGAAACGCCGAGATCCACGTGTCGCTTTCCACGCCGTTTGACGACTACCTACAGGATCCGCTGTTTAACCACACCATCTTTCTGGACGACAATCTGGTGGCGGTGATGGCGGCTGACCATCTGCTGGCGGATCAACCGAGCCTGACGCTCAATCAACTGGCGCAGGAGCGGCCGATCGTGCCGCAGAAGGGCACCGGCGAACATGCGGCGGTGTCGGCGGCGTTCAGCCGCGCCGGGTTGGAAGACACCTGCTTTCGGGAGTGCAGCAATCTCGACATCATTATGGATCTGGTGATGCACCACGGCGGGGTGGTGTTTCTGTGTTCGTCGGTGGCAAACAGCCTGAAAGGGTACGATATCGTGATTCGCCCGGTGGCGACGCCGATCACCCGTACGTTTGCGGTCAGTTACCTTAAACGCAGCGCCGGTATTCCGATGGTGCGCCGCTTTCTGGATTTTATGGAGCGGCATCATCCGATGCTGCGCGGATAA
- the ydfZ gene encoding putative selenium delivery protein YdfZ: MYTAYDRYRNPLDTGCRVMQNGSHLVGTIAAIHAENLPQDEVRHARCVELKGVNGYFAPEELMRLGRS; this comes from the coding sequence ATGTATACAGCGTATGACAGATACAGAAATCCGCTCGACACTGGCTGCCGGGTTATGCAGAACGGTTCACATCTGGTAGGCACCATCGCCGCCATTCACGCCGAAAATCTGCCACAGGACGAAGTGCGCCATGCCAGATGTGTCGAACTGAAAGGCGTTAACGGCTATTTCGCACCGGAAGAGTTGATGCGTCTGGGCCGTAGCTGA
- a CDS encoding LacI family DNA-binding transcriptional regulator has translation MNKKRITSIDVARCAGVSASAVSRTYSAPGKVSQATRSRVLAAADQLGYRPNALARALVNSGRHGSGIVAVVMGEFDNPFQPWLFSLLTQALQQHGLVPMLVSVTEQCDIRARLQQAQSWQVEAAIISAGSLSREATGRCLELSLPMVLMGREDQRETVTAVLSDNRLAGELAADHLISLGLTRLAYIGGRQDGQASLERLAGFRQRLAHHGLPEPVVTDNPDYAYHSGYHAMCRLQQQHPTIEGVFCACDALAFGALDALRLTGGPACKVVGCDDTPQAAWEGYRLTTVRQPVELLVAQVMRHLQRVLSGEAQKGETVRIKPTLIVR, from the coding sequence ATGAATAAGAAACGCATCACCTCGATTGACGTCGCCCGCTGCGCCGGCGTTTCGGCATCGGCGGTATCACGCACCTATTCCGCGCCGGGTAAGGTCAGTCAGGCAACCCGCTCAAGGGTACTGGCGGCAGCGGATCAACTGGGCTATCGCCCTAATGCGCTGGCGCGGGCGCTGGTCAATTCCGGGCGGCATGGCTCCGGCATCGTGGCGGTGGTGATGGGCGAGTTCGACAACCCGTTCCAGCCCTGGCTGTTCAGCCTGCTGACTCAGGCATTGCAACAGCACGGGCTGGTGCCGATGCTGGTCAGCGTCACCGAACAGTGCGACATCCGCGCCCGCTTGCAGCAGGCGCAGTCGTGGCAGGTGGAAGCGGCGATCATCTCCGCGGGCAGCCTGTCGCGGGAGGCCACCGGCCGCTGTCTGGAGCTGTCGCTGCCGATGGTGCTGATGGGCCGCGAGGATCAGCGAGAAACCGTCACCGCGGTGCTGTCCGATAACCGGCTGGCGGGCGAGCTGGCGGCGGATCACCTGATCTCGCTGGGGCTGACCCGGCTGGCGTATATCGGCGGCCGTCAGGACGGGCAGGCGTCGCTAGAGCGGCTGGCGGGTTTTCGCCAGCGACTGGCCCATCACGGCCTGCCGGAGCCTGTCGTGACGGATAATCCGGATTACGCCTACCACAGCGGCTATCACGCCATGTGCCGGTTGCAGCAACAGCATCCGACGATCGAAGGCGTGTTCTGCGCCTGCGACGCGCTGGCCTTCGGCGCCCTTGACGCCCTGCGTCTGACCGGCGGCCCGGCGTGCAAGGTGGTGGGCTGCGACGACACCCCGCAGGCGGCCTGGGAAGGATACCGGCTAACCACCGTCCGCCAGCCGGTAGAGCTGTTGGTGGCGCAGGTCATGCGCCATCTGCAACGGGTGCTGAGCGGCGAGGCGCAGAAAGGGGAAACCGTCCGTATTAAACCGACGCTGATCGTGCGTTAA
- a CDS encoding MBL fold metallo-hydrolase, protein MELEILGSGEAYDSQRVNAAIRVSEGGFQLLVDCGPTVPQALWQRQTAPDDIHAIYITHAHPDHALGLTTWLNWCESCGRTAPLAIIAPRQQLPPLQRLADFAFWPAGRPLFALNWQDSESLNELGPWRCQTAPTRHSVPNRSLWLDGEQGSLFYSGDGQLTPAGAALLAQSDLALVECFSPQAADNAYHGNWPQVQTLTRKPGAPLGLYHVQQSQKAALQQVIAASPGVFLPEQGDRAQCRNGYWHVIRDSEHE, encoded by the coding sequence ATGGAGCTTGAGATTCTCGGCAGCGGCGAAGCTTACGACAGCCAGCGGGTCAACGCCGCGATACGGGTCAGCGAAGGCGGATTCCAACTGCTGGTGGATTGCGGTCCGACCGTACCGCAGGCGCTGTGGCAGCGCCAGACCGCGCCGGACGACATTCACGCCATCTACATTACCCACGCTCACCCCGACCACGCGCTCGGCCTGACCACCTGGCTCAACTGGTGCGAATCCTGTGGGCGCACCGCGCCGCTGGCGATTATCGCGCCGCGTCAGCAATTGCCGCCGTTGCAGCGTCTGGCGGATTTCGCCTTCTGGCCCGCCGGCCGGCCGCTGTTTGCCCTTAACTGGCAGGACAGCGAAAGCCTGAACGAACTGGGTCCGTGGCGTTGCCAGACCGCGCCGACCCGCCACTCGGTGCCCAACCGTTCCCTGTGGCTCGACGGCGAACAGGGGTCGCTGTTCTACAGCGGCGACGGCCAGCTGACGCCTGCGGGCGCCGCGTTACTGGCACAGTCGGATCTGGCGCTGGTGGAGTGTTTTTCGCCGCAGGCGGCGGACAATGCCTACCACGGCAACTGGCCGCAGGTGCAGACGCTGACGCGAAAACCGGGCGCGCCGCTGGGCCTGTACCACGTTCAACAGTCGCAAAAAGCGGCGCTGCAACAGGTTATCGCCGCCTCGCCCGGCGTGTTTCTGCCGGAACAGGGCGACCGGGCGCAGTGCCGCAACGGGTATTGGCACGTCATCAGGGACTCGGAACATGAATAA
- a CDS encoding ABC transporter ATP-binding protein, with the protein MSELRLHQVAKRYGRQPVLHGIDLHIRQGELVVFVGPSGCGKSTLLRTIAGLEEQDSGQIMLGDEDISRQPPGQREMAMVFQSYALYPHMTVAENMGFALKMAGERRQAIEEKVAQVAEMLQLTPLLHRKPGALSGGQRQRVAIGRAIVRKPRLFLFDEPLSNLDAKLRTHTRVQLKALHQQLAATMIYVTHDQVEAMTLADRIVVLHEGRIAQQGTPEELYHHPANTFVAGFIGTPEMNFFPLSPGQMPSPNQILSPWLQRLERDERAVTLGIRPDAFDIAAGIPTFQVDLVENLGAHYHLHGHFIHEPCLTLVVESRQPAHIGQELALQVAPERCHWFDAAGQRLPQPSLFTGQEGQHGA; encoded by the coding sequence ATGAGTGAATTACGGTTACATCAGGTCGCCAAGCGTTACGGTCGTCAGCCGGTGCTGCACGGCATCGACCTGCATATCCGACAGGGAGAACTGGTGGTGTTCGTCGGCCCGTCCGGCTGCGGGAAATCAACCCTGCTGCGCACCATCGCCGGGTTGGAGGAACAGGACAGCGGGCAAATCATGCTGGGCGACGAGGATATTTCGCGCCAGCCGCCGGGCCAGCGGGAAATGGCGATGGTGTTTCAGTCCTACGCGCTTTATCCGCACATGACCGTGGCGGAAAACATGGGTTTCGCGCTGAAGATGGCGGGCGAACGGCGTCAGGCGATTGAAGAGAAAGTGGCGCAGGTGGCGGAAATGCTACAACTGACGCCGTTGCTGCACCGTAAGCCCGGCGCGCTCTCCGGCGGCCAGCGTCAGCGGGTGGCGATTGGCCGCGCCATCGTGCGCAAGCCGCGCCTGTTTCTGTTTGACGAACCGCTGTCCAATCTGGACGCCAAACTTCGCACCCATACCCGCGTGCAGTTAAAAGCGCTGCATCAACAGTTAGCCGCCACCATGATTTACGTCACCCACGATCAGGTGGAGGCGATGACGCTGGCCGACCGCATCGTGGTGCTGCACGAGGGCCGCATCGCCCAGCAGGGTACGCCGGAAGAACTGTACCACCATCCCGCCAATACCTTTGTCGCCGGGTTTATCGGCACGCCGGAAATGAATTTCTTTCCGCTGTCGCCCGGCCAAATGCCGTCGCCCAATCAAATTTTGTCGCCGTGGCTGCAACGCCTGGAACGGGATGAACGCGCCGTCACCCTCGGCATTCGCCCGGACGCCTTTGACATCGCCGCGGGCATCCCGACGTTTCAGGTCGATCTGGTGGAAAATCTGGGCGCGCACTATCACCTGCACGGCCACTTCATCCACGAACCTTGCCTGACGCTGGTGGTGGAAAGCCGCCAGCCGGCGCACATCGGCCAGGAATTGGCGTTGCAGGTCGCGCCGGAACGCTGCCACTGGTTCGACGCCGCCGGTCAGCGCTTGCCGCAGCCCTCGTTGTTCACCGGGCAGGAGGGCCAGCATGGAGCTTGA
- a CDS encoding carbohydrate ABC transporter permease, whose amino-acid sequence MRLPYWLTALRALALAVALLFFTLPILWMVAAAFKSTAEFSSLASPFWPQQWTLTHLKSLLNNGVGARLFNTLWVAAGATALSLLTGFLAAYTLARHRFPARLDSLFLLLVLLIKMMPPMVVAIPLYSLLKSLHLLNSLTGLMLAYQVYTLPFCIWMLLSFIRDVPLSLEEAAAMDGAGLWRRLRYIVLPVCAPGLVATAIFTLIMAWNEFLFALLYLQTPQQFTLPLFIANFMTENQIYWGELMGIGLLSSLPVLLVAGFVQRYLLRGFAVSQK is encoded by the coding sequence ATGAGACTCCCCTACTGGCTGACGGCGCTGCGTGCGCTGGCGCTGGCCGTCGCGCTGCTGTTTTTCACCCTGCCGATCCTGTGGATGGTGGCGGCGGCGTTTAAGTCCACCGCCGAATTCTCCAGCCTTGCCAGCCCGTTCTGGCCGCAACAGTGGACGCTCACTCACCTGAAAAGCCTGCTGAATAACGGCGTCGGCGCACGGCTGTTTAATACGTTGTGGGTGGCCGCCGGCGCTACGGCGTTATCGCTGCTGACCGGGTTTCTGGCCGCCTACACGCTGGCGCGCCACCGCTTTCCGGCGCGGCTCGACAGTCTGTTCCTGCTGCTGGTGCTGCTGATCAAGATGATGCCGCCGATGGTAGTGGCGATCCCGCTCTATTCGCTGCTCAAATCGCTGCACCTGCTCAACAGCCTGACCGGGCTGATGCTGGCTTATCAGGTCTATACCCTGCCGTTTTGCATCTGGATGCTGCTCAGTTTTATCCGCGACGTGCCGCTGTCGCTGGAAGAGGCGGCGGCGATGGACGGCGCCGGGCTGTGGCGACGGCTGCGCTACATCGTGCTGCCGGTGTGCGCCCCCGGTCTGGTCGCCACGGCGATCTTCACTCTGATCATGGCGTGGAACGAATTTCTGTTCGCCCTGCTGTACCTGCAAACCCCGCAGCAGTTCACGCTGCCGCTGTTTATCGCCAACTTCATGACCGAAAACCAGATCTACTGGGGAGAACTGATGGGCATCGGGCTGCTGTCTTCGCTGCCGGTGCTGCTGGTGGCGGGCTTTGTTCAACGTTATTTGCTGCGCGGCTTCGCCGTCAGCCAGAAATAG
- a CDS encoding carbohydrate ABC transporter permease, translating to MHFDSRWQRWLLLMPAATLLLLLTLYPIGQMLLYSFSKVDYAAASRSWVGLENYRQLFADWFFTTSLKNTLLFSFGSSLLQVLLGLALALLLYRHFPGRQWVLSLLIYPMMISTLVCSAIWRVWFHYDFGLLNNCLTVLGLMPQPWLSSPHLALWSLMLVDIWQWTPMACLVILAGLQAIPKDVLEAAQSDGANGWKRLWYVTLPLIRQPLMLALLLRSIDTFKLFDKVYALTGGGPGYATETLSLYIYQQGFKFFNLGLASAGAVIMLLFAAAMSLIYAWQLLRGGKTA from the coding sequence ATGCATTTTGATTCACGCTGGCAACGCTGGCTGCTGCTGATGCCCGCCGCCACGCTGCTGCTGCTGCTGACGCTCTATCCCATCGGCCAGATGCTGCTCTACTCCTTCAGCAAGGTGGATTACGCCGCCGCCAGCCGCAGTTGGGTCGGGCTGGAAAACTACCGCCAGCTGTTCGCCGACTGGTTCTTCACCACCAGCCTGAAAAACACCCTGCTGTTCTCGTTCGGCAGTTCGCTGTTGCAGGTGCTGCTGGGACTGGCGCTGGCGTTGTTGCTGTATCGCCATTTTCCCGGCCGCCAGTGGGTGCTGAGCCTGCTCATCTACCCGATGATGATCTCCACGCTGGTGTGCTCGGCTATCTGGCGCGTCTGGTTTCATTACGATTTTGGTCTGCTCAACAATTGCCTGACCGTGCTGGGGCTGATGCCGCAGCCGTGGCTGTCCAGCCCGCATCTGGCTTTATGGTCGCTGATGCTGGTGGACATCTGGCAGTGGACGCCGATGGCCTGCCTGGTAATCCTCGCCGGGTTGCAGGCGATTCCCAAAGACGTGCTGGAAGCCGCGCAGAGCGACGGCGCCAACGGCTGGAAACGGCTGTGGTACGTCACGCTGCCGCTGATCCGCCAGCCTCTCATGCTGGCGCTGCTGCTGCGCTCCATCGACACCTTCAAGCTGTTCGATAAAGTCTACGCCCTGACCGGCGGCGGCCCCGGCTACGCCACCGAAACCCTGTCGCTGTATATCTATCAGCAGGGCTTCAAGTTCTTCAATCTGGGGCTTGCCAGCGCCGGCGCGGTGATCATGCTGCTGTTCGCCGCCGCCATGAGCCTGATCTACGCCTGGCAGTTGCTGCGCGGAGGGAAAACCGCATGA
- a CDS encoding ABC transporter substrate-binding protein, protein MFVKNKMFGKNKPGNTTLTTKPHSTKTLSRLLLAIGLACGMTAQAADLVIAGRDDVYGKALDSTLARFQQQYPGKQIELLKLPYANLYEKLVISLRENASAYDLMLMDDSWSPEFAGNGWLQPLPESLQSSDFIPAVLNVSRVPENSGPAYSLPVVGNVAMFAYRQDLFDKHQLKAPANWDAVLSDAKTLQQQEPGVSGVVFRGMKGNPIVSGFMPMLWAYGGNVITNGKASLDSPQALQALNTLKALKAFAPTGVEVYNAADVRQAMEQGKAAMAIEVWPAWASTLDDATKSKVVGKMTLQPAPGQSAGPSPMLGIWQMAIAKNSQHNELAQQFLSYLTSAENQKALALELGLPPTRRSVYQDAQVVQKYRWYPAQLAALEAGKARPRIRNWQEVESILGDYLQLALMDQMPAQVALQQANQKIAQVLK, encoded by the coding sequence ATGTTTGTTAAAAACAAGATGTTTGGTAAAAACAAGCCTGGCAACACCACGCTGACAACAAAACCGCACAGCACAAAAACCCTTTCCCGCCTGCTGCTCGCCATCGGTCTGGCGTGCGGCATGACGGCGCAAGCCGCCGACCTGGTCATCGCCGGGCGCGATGACGTTTACGGCAAGGCGCTCGACAGCACGTTGGCCCGCTTTCAGCAACAATACCCCGGCAAACAAATCGAACTGCTGAAACTGCCCTACGCCAACCTGTATGAAAAACTGGTGATTTCCCTGCGGGAAAACGCCTCGGCCTACGACTTGATGTTGATGGACGACAGCTGGAGCCCGGAATTCGCCGGTAACGGCTGGCTACAACCGCTGCCGGAAAGCCTGCAAAGCAGCGACTTCATTCCAGCGGTGCTGAACGTCTCACGCGTGCCGGAAAACAGCGGCCCGGCGTATAGCCTGCCGGTGGTCGGCAACGTGGCGATGTTCGCCTATCGTCAGGATCTGTTCGATAAACACCAGCTCAAAGCGCCCGCTAACTGGGACGCGGTGCTGAGCGACGCCAAAACCCTGCAACAGCAGGAACCGGGCGTTTCCGGCGTGGTGTTCCGCGGCATGAAAGGCAACCCGATCGTTTCCGGCTTTATGCCGATGCTGTGGGCCTACGGCGGCAACGTGATAACTAACGGCAAAGCGTCGCTGGACTCCCCGCAGGCGCTACAGGCGCTCAATACCCTGAAGGCGCTGAAGGCATTCGCCCCCACCGGGGTTGAGGTGTACAACGCCGCCGACGTACGTCAGGCGATGGAACAGGGCAAAGCGGCGATGGCGATCGAAGTATGGCCGGCCTGGGCCTCGACGCTGGACGACGCAACTAAATCCAAAGTGGTCGGAAAAATGACGCTGCAACCCGCGCCGGGGCAGAGCGCCGGTCCGTCGCCGATGCTCGGCATCTGGCAGATGGCGATCGCCAAAAACAGCCAGCACAACGAACTGGCGCAACAATTCCTGAGCTACCTCACCAGCGCGGAAAACCAGAAAGCACTGGCGCTGGAACTGGGGCTGCCGCCGACTCGCCGCAGCGTCTATCAGGATGCGCAGGTGGTGCAGAAGTACCGTTGGTATCCGGCACAGCTGGCCGCGCTGGAAGCGGGCAAAGCGCGTCCGCGCATCCGCAACTGGCAGGAAGTGGAAAGTATTCTCGGCGACTACCTGCAACTGGCGCTGATGGATCAGATGCCGGCGCAGGTCGCGTTGCAGCAGGCCAATCAGAAGATCGCGCAGGTACTGAAGTAA
- a CDS encoding multidrug efflux MFS transporter, whose product METWKLNLFSAWLGCFFTGMAMSQILPFLPLYIEHLGVSDHTALNLWSGLVFSSSFLISAIVAPLWGSLADRKGRKLMLLRAALGMSIVMALQGMATNVWQLFILRALMGLTSGYIPNAMALIASQVPRSRSGWALGTLSTGQVAGVLIGPLLGGFMADTIGLRMVFFVTSAMLFICFLITLFAIRENAVTVSKKAQLSGRAVFASLPYPLLIVSLCFTTMMIQMANGSISPILTLFIRDLSPNIDNIAFISGVIAAVPGVSALLSAPRLGRLGDRIGSQRVLIVALFLCALLFFLMSAVQSSVQLGILRFALGFADGALMPAVQALLVKYSSQQVTGRIFGYNQSCMYLGNVVGPLLGSTVSATLGYRWVFLVTALLVLINGVQLMVSFARMPKKG is encoded by the coding sequence ATGGAAACCTGGAAACTCAACCTTTTCTCCGCCTGGCTGGGATGTTTTTTCACCGGCATGGCCATGAGCCAGATACTGCCGTTCCTGCCGCTCTACATCGAACATCTGGGCGTTAGCGATCACACCGCGCTCAATCTGTGGTCTGGGCTGGTGTTCAGTTCCTCGTTTCTGATTTCGGCGATTGTCGCGCCGCTGTGGGGCAGCCTGGCCGACCGCAAGGGCCGCAAGCTGATGTTGCTGCGCGCCGCGCTCGGTATGTCTATCGTCATGGCGCTACAAGGCATGGCCACCAACGTCTGGCAGCTGTTTATCCTGCGCGCGCTAATGGGGCTGACCTCCGGCTACATTCCCAACGCCATGGCGCTGATTGCCTCGCAGGTGCCGCGTAGCCGCAGCGGTTGGGCGCTCGGCACGTTGTCCACCGGGCAGGTGGCGGGGGTGTTGATCGGTCCGCTGCTCGGCGGCTTCATGGCCGATACCATCGGTCTGCGCATGGTGTTTTTCGTCACCTCCGCCATGTTGTTTATCTGCTTTCTCATCACGCTGTTCGCCATCCGTGAAAATGCCGTTACCGTCAGCAAAAAAGCGCAGCTCAGCGGCCGGGCGGTGTTCGCCTCGCTGCCTTATCCGCTGCTGATTGTCAGCCTGTGCTTCACCACCATGATGATTCAGATGGCGAACGGCTCCATCAGCCCGATCCTGACGTTGTTTATCCGCGACCTCTCCCCCAACATTGATAATATCGCGTTTATCAGCGGCGTTATCGCCGCCGTGCCGGGAGTGTCGGCGCTGTTGTCCGCGCCGCGCCTCGGCCGGTTGGGGGATCGCATCGGTTCCCAGCGGGTGCTGATCGTGGCGCTGTTCCTGTGCGCGCTGCTGTTCTTCCTGATGTCGGCGGTGCAAAGCTCGGTTCAGCTCGGGATTTTGCGCTTCGCGCTGGGTTTCGCCGACGGCGCGCTGATGCCGGCGGTGCAGGCGCTGCTGGTGAAATACAGCAGCCAGCAGGTGACCGGCCGCATTTTCGGGTATAACCAATCCTGCATGTATCTCGGCAACGTGGTCGGGCCGCTGCTCGGCTCTACCGTTTCCGCCACGTTGGGCTACCGCTGGGTGTTTCTGGTCACCGCGCTGCTGGTGCTGATTAACGGCGTACAGTTGATGGTGAGCTTCGCCCGCATGCCGAAAAAAGGCTGA
- the azuC gene encoding stress response protein AzuC — MRKFLKKLLVAYINAYKDIPPGAMH, encoded by the coding sequence GTGCGTAAATTCCTGAAAAAACTTCTGGTCGCTTACATCAATGCTTACAAAGACATCCCGCCGGGTGCCATGCATTAA
- a CDS encoding tartrate dehydrogenase: MSQPRYRIAVIPGDGIGKEVMPEGVRVIARAAELFDIQLEWEWFDFANADYYLRHGKMMPDNWFAQLKDFDAIYFGAVGWPEVVPDHVSLWQSLLLFRREFDQYVNLRPCRLMPGVKAPLAGRQPGDIDFYIVRENTEGEYSSVGGTMFAGTEREVVIQETVMTRVGVDRILKFAYELAMKRPKKHLTSATKSNGIAITMPYWDSRVADMSARYPEVKVDKYHIDILTANFVLHPDWFDVVVASNLFGDILSDLGPACTGTIGIAPSANINPDRTFPSLFEPVHGSAPDIAGKGIANPIGQIWCGAMMLEHLGHDAAGAAVLSAIERVLAQGPGNAPLTRDLGGSGNTAALGEAIAQALSR; the protein is encoded by the coding sequence ATGTCTCAACCGCGTTACCGCATTGCCGTCATTCCCGGCGACGGCATCGGCAAGGAAGTGATGCCGGAAGGGGTACGGGTGATCGCCCGTGCCGCCGAACTGTTTGATATCCAGCTGGAGTGGGAATGGTTTGATTTCGCCAACGCCGATTACTACCTCCGGCACGGCAAGATGATGCCGGACAACTGGTTCGCGCAGCTCAAGGACTTTGACGCCATCTATTTCGGCGCGGTGGGCTGGCCGGAGGTGGTGCCGGATCACGTGTCGCTGTGGCAATCGCTGCTGCTGTTCCGCCGTGAATTCGACCAGTACGTCAACCTGCGCCCCTGCCGCCTGATGCCGGGCGTGAAAGCGCCGCTGGCCGGGCGTCAACCCGGTGATATCGACTTCTACATCGTGCGCGAAAACACCGAAGGCGAATATTCCAGCGTCGGCGGCACGATGTTTGCCGGCACCGAGCGCGAAGTGGTGATTCAGGAAACGGTGATGACCCGCGTCGGCGTCGATCGCATCCTTAAATTCGCCTACGAACTAGCGATGAAACGCCCGAAAAAGCATCTGACTTCCGCCACCAAATCCAACGGCATCGCCATCACCATGCCGTACTGGGACAGCCGCGTCGCCGACATGAGCGCCCGCTACCCGGAAGTGAAGGTGGACAAATATCACATCGATATCCTCACCGCCAACTTCGTGCTGCACCCGGACTGGTTTGACGTGGTGGTCGCCAGCAACCTGTTCGGCGATATTCTGTCCGACCTCGGCCCGGCCTGTACCGGCACTATCGGCATCGCGCCGTCGGCCAACATCAATCCGGATCGCACCTTCCCCAGCCTGTTCGAACCGGTGCACGGCTCGGCGCCGGATATCGCCGGCAAAGGCATCGCCAATCCAATCGGCCAAATCTGGTGCGGGGCGATGATGCTGGAACACCTCGGTCACGACGCCGCCGGCGCGGCGGTGCTAAGCGCCATTGAACGGGTGCTGGCACAGGGGCCGGGAAATGCGCCGCTGACGCGGGACCTTGGCGGCAGCGGCAACACCGCCGCGCTGGGCGAGGCGATTGCGCAGGCGCTGAGTCGTTAA
- a CDS encoding LysR family transcriptional regulator, producing MSAIDDLLFFSRIAALGSLTAVARESGLSLPAVSKRLTQLEQRLGVQLIRRTTRRLDLTPEGQLYAEGALPILHEIEELESQVRRNQLTLRGRLTVNASFGFGRRHIAPLISAFARQHGELEVQLQLTSQPLNMLDAGVDIDIRFGAPPDSRLVAHRLMENPRVLCAAPAYLARCGTPQTVADLAGHNCLVLRQYESDYGLWRFYRDGREFTHRAFGNLSANDGEVIMRYALDGHGIILRSLWDVRPWLSSGELVALLPDYIMPEADIYAVYQQRRHVPARISAFIVWLKQQLLQGEEGRPRLPGGEARRITGAPDGR from the coding sequence ATGAGTGCAATCGACGATTTGTTGTTCTTCAGCCGTATCGCCGCGCTTGGCAGCCTGACGGCGGTGGCGCGCGAAAGCGGGTTATCGCTGCCGGCCGTCAGCAAACGGTTGACGCAACTGGAGCAACGGTTGGGGGTACAGCTGATCAGGCGTACCACCCGGCGGTTGGATTTAACGCCGGAGGGGCAATTGTACGCCGAAGGTGCGTTGCCGATTCTGCATGAAATCGAAGAACTGGAAAGTCAGGTTCGCCGTAACCAGCTAACGCTGCGCGGGCGGCTGACCGTCAATGCGTCGTTCGGTTTCGGGCGTCGCCATATTGCGCCGCTGATTTCCGCCTTCGCCCGTCAGCACGGCGAGCTGGAAGTGCAGTTGCAGCTCACCAGTCAGCCGCTCAACATGCTGGACGCCGGCGTGGATATCGATATTCGCTTCGGCGCGCCGCCGGACTCGCGGCTGGTGGCGCATCGGCTGATGGAAAATCCGCGGGTGCTGTGCGCCGCGCCGGCTTATCTGGCGCGCTGCGGCACGCCGCAGACGGTGGCGGATCTGGCCGGGCACAACTGTCTGGTGTTGCGTCAGTACGAGAGCGACTACGGTTTATGGCGTTTTTACCGCGACGGCCGCGAGTTTACCCACCGTGCTTTCGGCAATCTTTCCGCCAACGACGGCGAGGTGATCATGCGCTACGCGCTGGACGGGCACGGCATTATCCTGCGTTCGCTGTGGGATGTGCGCCCCTGGCTGTCCAGCGGCGAGCTGGTGGCGCTGTTGCCGGACTACATCATGCCGGAAGCGGATATTTACGCGGTCTATCAGCAGCGTCGGCATGTGCCGGCGCGCATTTCCGCGTTTATCGTCTGGCTGAAACAGCAGTTGCTGCAAGGGGAGGAAGGCAGGCCGCGCCTCCCCGGCGGGGAAGCGCGGAGAATTACTGGCGCACCAGACGGCCGGTAG